From Kryptolebias marmoratus isolate JLee-2015 linkage group LG15, ASM164957v2, whole genome shotgun sequence, a single genomic window includes:
- the hnf4b gene encoding hepatic nuclear factor 4, beta isoform X3, translated as MKLDGTILFATDTEHFTNSTLRPRQTSPADATVSASVSSAPQADEGGTQCFICADRATGKHYGASSCDGCKGFFRRSIRNNHTYNCRFNRQCVVDKDKRNQCRYCRLRKCFKAGMRKEAVQNERDCIITPRAKGQTVRTLSISVLLQAEFPVLPSPQSRDISSKKTACVGDVFESMKQQLLLLVEWAKHIPEFCSLQIDDRVTLLRTHSAEHLILGAARRSLPYNNVILLGNDFVIPLRGAELEVTRVALRIQEELVKPLRELDITDKEFACLRAIVFFAPADCPGLESPQVIQHLRLQAHIQLEESTCEQRGRFGELLLILPPLQSVAWQMVETLHLAQLLGEARMDSLLQEMLLGEGTNSKPCANDDLTQDNESKQRASSANFTSVVSNISASLPSDHPAAHTDWH; from the exons ATGAAGCTTGATGGGACGATCCTTTTTGCAACAGACACTGAACATTTTACCAACTCAACACTGAGACCACGGCAAACAAGTCCTGCAG ATGCGACAGTGTCAGCATCCGTCTCGTCAGCGCCTCAGGCTGATGAAGGTGGGACTCAGTGTTTCATCTGTGCAGACAGGGCCACAGGTAAACACTACGGTGCATCCAGCTGTGATGGCTGCAAGGGCTTCTTCAGGAGGAGCATTCGCAACAACCACACGTACAACTGTAG GTTCAACAGGCAATGTGTCGtggacaaagacaaaagaaaccaGTGTCGTTACTGCAGACTGAGAAAATGTTTCAAGGCTGGAATGAGAAAAGAAG CTGTTCAGAACGAGCGAGACTGCATCATCACTCCCCGAGCAAAAGGACAAACAGTAAGAACTCTGTCCATCAGCGTGCTGCTGCAGGCTGAG TTCCCAGTGCTGCCCTCACCTCAGAGTCGTGATATCAGCAGCAAGAAGACAGCCTGCGTGGGAGACGTGTTCGAGTCAATGAAGCAGCAACTCCTCCTGCTGGTGGAATGGGCCAAACACATCCCAGAGTTCTGCAGCCTTCAGATTGATGACAGG GTAACCCTGCTGAGAACCCATTCTGCAGAGCATCTTATTCTAGGGGCAGCAAGACGCTCGCTGCCTTACAATAATGTCATTCTTCTAG GCAATGACTTTGTGATCCCTCTGAGAGGAGCAGAGTTAGAGGTGACTCGAGTGGCTCTCAGGATCCAAGAGGAGTTGGTCAAACCTCTCAGGGAACTGGACATCACAGACAAAGAGTTTGCTTGCCTCAGAGCCATTGTTTTCTTTGCCCCAG CAGACTGTCCGGGGCTCGAGAGCCCTCAGGTCATACAACATTTGCGTCTCCAGGCCCACATTCAGCTGGAGGAATCAACCTGTGAGCAGCGAGGAAGGTTTGGGGAActtctcctcatcctccctcCCCTGCAGAGTGTTGCCTGGCAGATGGTGGAGACGCTCCACTTGGCGCAGCTGCTTGGTGAAGCCAGGATGGACAGCCTTCTGCAGGAGATGCTGCTGGGGGAGGGAACCAATTCAAAACCATGTGCAA ATGATGATCTGACTCAAGACAATGAAAGTAAGCAAAGAGCTTCCTCTGCTAACTTCACATCTGTAGTCTCTAACATTTCAGCAT
- the hnf4b gene encoding hepatic nuclear factor 4, beta isoform X1 yields MKLDGTILFATDTEHFTNSTLRPRQTSPADATVSASVSSAPQADEGGTQCFICADRATGKHYGASSCDGCKGFFRRSIRNNHTYNCRFNRQCVVDKDKRNQCRYCRLRKCFKAGMRKEAVQNERDCIITPRAKGQTVRTLSISVLLQAEVSVQQFPVLPSPQSRDISSKKTACVGDVFESMKQQLLLLVEWAKHIPEFCSLQIDDRVTLLRTHSAEHLILGAARRSLPYNNVILLGNDFVIPLRGAELEVTRVALRIQEELVKPLRELDITDKEFACLRAIVFFAPADCPGLESPQVIQHLRLQAHIQLEESTCEQRGRFGELLLILPPLQSVAWQMVETLHLAQLLGEARMDSLLQEMLLGEGTNSKPCANDDLTQDNESKQRASSANFTSVVSNISASLPSDHPAAHTDWH; encoded by the exons ATGAAGCTTGATGGGACGATCCTTTTTGCAACAGACACTGAACATTTTACCAACTCAACACTGAGACCACGGCAAACAAGTCCTGCAG ATGCGACAGTGTCAGCATCCGTCTCGTCAGCGCCTCAGGCTGATGAAGGTGGGACTCAGTGTTTCATCTGTGCAGACAGGGCCACAGGTAAACACTACGGTGCATCCAGCTGTGATGGCTGCAAGGGCTTCTTCAGGAGGAGCATTCGCAACAACCACACGTACAACTGTAG GTTCAACAGGCAATGTGTCGtggacaaagacaaaagaaaccaGTGTCGTTACTGCAGACTGAGAAAATGTTTCAAGGCTGGAATGAGAAAAGAAG CTGTTCAGAACGAGCGAGACTGCATCATCACTCCCCGAGCAAAAGGACAAACAGTAAGAACTCTGTCCATCAGCGTGCTGCTGCAGGCTGAGGTCAGCGTGCAACAG TTCCCAGTGCTGCCCTCACCTCAGAGTCGTGATATCAGCAGCAAGAAGACAGCCTGCGTGGGAGACGTGTTCGAGTCAATGAAGCAGCAACTCCTCCTGCTGGTGGAATGGGCCAAACACATCCCAGAGTTCTGCAGCCTTCAGATTGATGACAGG GTAACCCTGCTGAGAACCCATTCTGCAGAGCATCTTATTCTAGGGGCAGCAAGACGCTCGCTGCCTTACAATAATGTCATTCTTCTAG GCAATGACTTTGTGATCCCTCTGAGAGGAGCAGAGTTAGAGGTGACTCGAGTGGCTCTCAGGATCCAAGAGGAGTTGGTCAAACCTCTCAGGGAACTGGACATCACAGACAAAGAGTTTGCTTGCCTCAGAGCCATTGTTTTCTTTGCCCCAG CAGACTGTCCGGGGCTCGAGAGCCCTCAGGTCATACAACATTTGCGTCTCCAGGCCCACATTCAGCTGGAGGAATCAACCTGTGAGCAGCGAGGAAGGTTTGGGGAActtctcctcatcctccctcCCCTGCAGAGTGTTGCCTGGCAGATGGTGGAGACGCTCCACTTGGCGCAGCTGCTTGGTGAAGCCAGGATGGACAGCCTTCTGCAGGAGATGCTGCTGGGGGAGGGAACCAATTCAAAACCATGTGCAA ATGATGATCTGACTCAAGACAATGAAAGTAAGCAAAGAGCTTCCTCTGCTAACTTCACATCTGTAGTCTCTAACATTTCAGCAT
- the hnf4b gene encoding hepatic nuclear factor 4, beta isoform X4: MKLDGTILFATDTEHFTNSTLRPRQTSPADATVSASVSSAPQADEGGTQCFICADRATGKHYGASSCDGCKGFFRRSIRNNHTYNCRFNRQCVVDKDKRNQCRYCRLRKCFKAGMRKEAVQNERDCIITPRAKGQTVRTLSISVLLQAEVSVQQFPVLPSPQSRDISSKKTACVGDVFESMKQQLLLLVEWAKHIPEFCSLQIDDRVTLLRTHSAEHLILGAARRSLPYNNVILLGNDFVIPLRGAELEVTRVALRIQEELVKPLRELDITDKEFACLRAIVFFAPADCPGLESPQVIQHLRLQAHIQLEESTCEQRGRFGELLLILPPLQSVAWQMVETLHLAQLLGEARMDSLLQEMLLGEGTNSKPCANDDLTQDNETLPSDHPAAHTDWH; the protein is encoded by the exons ATGAAGCTTGATGGGACGATCCTTTTTGCAACAGACACTGAACATTTTACCAACTCAACACTGAGACCACGGCAAACAAGTCCTGCAG ATGCGACAGTGTCAGCATCCGTCTCGTCAGCGCCTCAGGCTGATGAAGGTGGGACTCAGTGTTTCATCTGTGCAGACAGGGCCACAGGTAAACACTACGGTGCATCCAGCTGTGATGGCTGCAAGGGCTTCTTCAGGAGGAGCATTCGCAACAACCACACGTACAACTGTAG GTTCAACAGGCAATGTGTCGtggacaaagacaaaagaaaccaGTGTCGTTACTGCAGACTGAGAAAATGTTTCAAGGCTGGAATGAGAAAAGAAG CTGTTCAGAACGAGCGAGACTGCATCATCACTCCCCGAGCAAAAGGACAAACAGTAAGAACTCTGTCCATCAGCGTGCTGCTGCAGGCTGAGGTCAGCGTGCAACAG TTCCCAGTGCTGCCCTCACCTCAGAGTCGTGATATCAGCAGCAAGAAGACAGCCTGCGTGGGAGACGTGTTCGAGTCAATGAAGCAGCAACTCCTCCTGCTGGTGGAATGGGCCAAACACATCCCAGAGTTCTGCAGCCTTCAGATTGATGACAGG GTAACCCTGCTGAGAACCCATTCTGCAGAGCATCTTATTCTAGGGGCAGCAAGACGCTCGCTGCCTTACAATAATGTCATTCTTCTAG GCAATGACTTTGTGATCCCTCTGAGAGGAGCAGAGTTAGAGGTGACTCGAGTGGCTCTCAGGATCCAAGAGGAGTTGGTCAAACCTCTCAGGGAACTGGACATCACAGACAAAGAGTTTGCTTGCCTCAGAGCCATTGTTTTCTTTGCCCCAG CAGACTGTCCGGGGCTCGAGAGCCCTCAGGTCATACAACATTTGCGTCTCCAGGCCCACATTCAGCTGGAGGAATCAACCTGTGAGCAGCGAGGAAGGTTTGGGGAActtctcctcatcctccctcCCCTGCAGAGTGTTGCCTGGCAGATGGTGGAGACGCTCCACTTGGCGCAGCTGCTTGGTGAAGCCAGGATGGACAGCCTTCTGCAGGAGATGCTGCTGGGGGAGGGAACCAATTCAAAACCATGTGCAA ATGATGATCTGACTCAAGACAATGAAA
- the hnf4b gene encoding hepatic nuclear factor 4, beta isoform X2 has translation MKLDGTILFATDTEHFTNSTLRPRQTSPADATVSASVSSAPQADEGGTQCFICADRATGKHYGASSCDGCKGFFRRSIRNNHTYNCRFNRQCVVDKDKRNQCRYCRLRKCFKAGMRKEAVQNERDCIITPRAKGQTVRTLSISVLLQAEVSVQQFPVLPSPQSRDISSKKTACVGDVFESMKQQLLLLVEWAKHIPEFCSLQIDDRVTLLRTHSAEHLILGAARRSLPYNNVILLGNDFVIPLRGAELEVTRVALRIQEELVKPLRELDITDKEFACLRAIVFFAPDCPGLESPQVIQHLRLQAHIQLEESTCEQRGRFGELLLILPPLQSVAWQMVETLHLAQLLGEARMDSLLQEMLLGEGTNSKPCANDDLTQDNESKQRASSANFTSVVSNISASLPSDHPAAHTDWH, from the exons ATGAAGCTTGATGGGACGATCCTTTTTGCAACAGACACTGAACATTTTACCAACTCAACACTGAGACCACGGCAAACAAGTCCTGCAG ATGCGACAGTGTCAGCATCCGTCTCGTCAGCGCCTCAGGCTGATGAAGGTGGGACTCAGTGTTTCATCTGTGCAGACAGGGCCACAGGTAAACACTACGGTGCATCCAGCTGTGATGGCTGCAAGGGCTTCTTCAGGAGGAGCATTCGCAACAACCACACGTACAACTGTAG GTTCAACAGGCAATGTGTCGtggacaaagacaaaagaaaccaGTGTCGTTACTGCAGACTGAGAAAATGTTTCAAGGCTGGAATGAGAAAAGAAG CTGTTCAGAACGAGCGAGACTGCATCATCACTCCCCGAGCAAAAGGACAAACAGTAAGAACTCTGTCCATCAGCGTGCTGCTGCAGGCTGAGGTCAGCGTGCAACAG TTCCCAGTGCTGCCCTCACCTCAGAGTCGTGATATCAGCAGCAAGAAGACAGCCTGCGTGGGAGACGTGTTCGAGTCAATGAAGCAGCAACTCCTCCTGCTGGTGGAATGGGCCAAACACATCCCAGAGTTCTGCAGCCTTCAGATTGATGACAGG GTAACCCTGCTGAGAACCCATTCTGCAGAGCATCTTATTCTAGGGGCAGCAAGACGCTCGCTGCCTTACAATAATGTCATTCTTCTAG GCAATGACTTTGTGATCCCTCTGAGAGGAGCAGAGTTAGAGGTGACTCGAGTGGCTCTCAGGATCCAAGAGGAGTTGGTCAAACCTCTCAGGGAACTGGACATCACAGACAAAGAGTTTGCTTGCCTCAGAGCCATTGTTTTCTTTGCCCCAG ACTGTCCGGGGCTCGAGAGCCCTCAGGTCATACAACATTTGCGTCTCCAGGCCCACATTCAGCTGGAGGAATCAACCTGTGAGCAGCGAGGAAGGTTTGGGGAActtctcctcatcctccctcCCCTGCAGAGTGTTGCCTGGCAGATGGTGGAGACGCTCCACTTGGCGCAGCTGCTTGGTGAAGCCAGGATGGACAGCCTTCTGCAGGAGATGCTGCTGGGGGAGGGAACCAATTCAAAACCATGTGCAA ATGATGATCTGACTCAAGACAATGAAAGTAAGCAAAGAGCTTCCTCTGCTAACTTCACATCTGTAGTCTCTAACATTTCAGCAT